From the genome of Spinacia oleracea cultivar Varoflay chromosome 2, BTI_SOV_V1, whole genome shotgun sequence, one region includes:
- the LOC110774822 gene encoding uncharacterized protein — protein sequence MDRVLGWNVRGLNSIQKQNEVNHFIQKYAVGLVGLLEHKVKLSNLGKLYQKVFVNWCFTSNSSYHSGGRIVVAWKAGCFTVNIVAASSQFVHCHVTPVSGRKPFYCTFVYAFTDAGMRQDLWRDLLLFNTQEPWIVCGDFNCVMALDQRIGALVRHRDIVDVSNCMHACGMEDIKCVGNLFTWNNKQQGNNRVFSKIDRYMANQACQTCFPVAEVCFMPEGIFDHSPGLLSVFPRDDGGKKPFKYFTMWKSSNVFSDIVQQAWNTQFIGTKMFILINKLKRVKLALKELNKVGFTDIQAADLRAYQTMVSAQTAMHNNPSDQSFADAELIAIQEYKEKHNAYLAFLSQKAKLARLKDGDENTSLFHQSSTSDNRTPVNKEVVQQGPVCLDHHKAILNAPYTADEVKKALFSIQGIKAPGPDGFGSYFYKDAWHIVGDEVIAAILDMLQQGRILKEVNHTVITLIPKTKCPKDVSEFRPISCCNTIYKCITKVLCGRLRQVLPDLIMENQGGFVHGRYIVHNIMVVQDLVRHCGRKGVKPSCLMKIDLQKAYDTVDWQFLQEMLVLLDFPKHFVDMVMQCVTTPMFSLMLNGSMHGFFKSKRGLRQGDPISPQLFVICMEYLSRILNRVSSMHQFQFHLRCKGIGLTHLCFADDLIICSKGDYQSIYLFLQAFKLFSDTSGLKANPQKSSIYCHGMHESDIQRVVDVSGFSRSMLTFKYLGVPICSKKISVAQCAHLVDKMITRIKIWSSRNLSYTARMQLVNSVLLSLHMYWAQIYVLPKGVLQDIVKICIAFLWSGHAFSHKPSNIAWDKVCSDKHTGGLGFRDVQKWNIAFMGKYVWALVKKQDNVWIRWINSVYLKDGDWWEYQPWSTASWYWKQVCNTKEQVKQFFTCADFENMPYYSVKQVYEKLLGDKPRVHWDKMVWNRLNVPKHRFICWLAVQSKLQTTDKLAKIGISQSASCLICGLDDETHQHFFFQCQYSKQIIIAVHQWIGFSIHGNLVQLVRKAGQIKASKFRKQVYFAAVGAAVYLIWRCRNTSFWDNSIPTVSQSMKDLKQMVKSRIQVVLPKHVSKRDSEWFTNL from the exons ATGGATAGAGTGTTAGGTTGGAATGTCAGGGGCCTAAACTCCATTCAGAAACAGAATGAGGTGAATCACTTTATTCAGAAGTATGCAGTGGGTTTGGTGGGGCTCTTGGAACATAAGGTAAAGCTCTCTAACCTAGGGAAGCTTTATCAGAAAGTTTTTGTAAATTGGTGCTTTACTAGCAACTCTAGCTATCACTCTGGTGGTAGGATAGTTGTAGCCTGGAAGGCTGGTTGCTTCACAGTTAACATTGTTGCTGCATCCAGTCAGTTTGTTCATTGCCATGTTACTCCTGTAAGTGGTAGGAAACCCTTTTATTGCACCTTTGTTTATGCTTTTACTGATGCTGGTATGAGACAAGATCTATGGagggatttgttgttgtttaacACTCAAGAACCCTGGATTGTGTGTGGGGATTTCAACTGTGTTATGGCATTAGATCAGAGAATTGGAGCTCTTGTCAGACATAGAGATATTGTGGATGTGAGCAACTGTATGCATGCTTGTGGTATGGAGGACATCAAGTGTGTGGGTAATCTTTTCACCTGGAACAACAAGCAACAAGGTAACAACAGGGTTTTttcaaaaattgatagatatATGGCTAATCAAGCTTGTCAAACTTGCTTTCCTGTTGCTGAGGTATGTTTTATGCCAGAAGGGATTTTTGATCACTCTCCTGGTCTTCTTTCTGTGTTTCCCAGAGATGATGGAGGGAAGAAACCATTTAAGTATTTTACTATGTGGAAGTCCTCAAATGTGTTTTCTGATATTGTCCAGCAGGCTTGGAATACTCAGTTTATTGGCactaaaatgttcattttgattaataaactgaaaagagTTAAACTGGCTCTTAAAGAGTTGAATAAAGTAGGTTTTACAGATATTCAAGCAGCAGATTTGAGAGCTTATCAGACTATGGTGAGTGCACAAACTGCAATGCATAATAATCCTTCTGATCAAAGTTTTGCAGATGCAGAGTTGATTGCGATACAGGAGTATAAGGAGAAACATAATGCTTATTTGGCTTTCCTCAGTCAGAAAGCAAAATTGGCTCGGCTTAAAGATGGAGATGAGAATACTTCTCTTTTTCATCAGA GTAGTACTTCTGATAACAGAACACCAGTAAACAAGGAGGTGGTGCAGCAGGGGCCAGTCTGTTTGGATCATCATAAAGCTATACTCAATGCTCCTTATACAGCTGATGAAGTTAAGAAGGCTCTTTTCTCTATTCAAGGTATTAAAGCTCCTGGTCCAGATGGTTTTGGCTCTTATTTTTACAAAGATGCTTGGCATATTGTTGGGGATGAAGTCATTGCAGCCATTCTTGATATGTTACAGCAAGGAAGAATCTTGAAGGAGGTGAACCACACTGTGATTACCCTTATACCCAAGACTAAATGTCCAAAGGATGTGAGTGAGTTCAGGCCAATTTCTTGCTGCAACACCATTTATAAGTGCATAACAAAAGTTTTGTGTGGGAGATTAAGACAAGTTCTTCCTGATCTCATCATGGAAAATCAAGGAGGTTTTGTTCATGGGAGATACATAGTTCATAATATTATGGTTGTGCAAGATTTAGTCAGGCATTGTGGGAGGAAAGGGGTTAAGCCTAGCTGCCTTATGAAGATTGATCTTCAAAAAGCCTATGATACTGTTGATTGGCAGTTCTTACAGGAGATGCTGGTTCTTTTGGACTTCCCAAAGCATTTTGTTGATATGGTTATGCAATGTGTTACTACTCCCATGTTTTCTTTGATGCTGAATGGTTCTATGCATGGGTTTTTTAAATCCAAGAGAGGTTTGAGGCAAGGAGACCCTATCTCTCCTCAGTTATTTGTCATTTGCATGGAATATTTGTCTAGAATTCTGAATAGAGTGAGCTCTATGCATCAGTTCCAGTTTCATCTAAGGTGTAAGGGGATTGGTCTTACTCACTTatgttttgctgatgatctgATTATCTGTAGCAAGGGAGATTATCAGTCTATTTACTTGTttcttcaagctttcaagttgttTTCTGATACTTCTGGCTTAAAGGCAAATCCACAAAAGTCTTCTATCTACTGTCATGGCATGCATGAATCTGATATTCAGAGGGTAGTAGATGTTTCTGGTTTTTCTAGAAGTATGTTGACATTCAAATATTTGGGGGTCCCTATATGTTCTAAGAAGATATCTGTGGCTCAGTGTGCTCATTTGGTGGATAAGATGATCACTAGGATAAAAATTTGGAGTTCTAGGAATTTATCCTATACAGCAAGAATGCAGCTTGTTAATTCAGTTTTACTGAGTTTGCACATGTATTGGGCACAAATTTATGTGCTTCCAAAAGGTGTTCTTCAAGATATAGTGAAGATCTGCATAGCCTTCCTATGGAGTGGCCATGCTTTCAGTCATAAACCAAGCAACATAGCTTGGGATAAAGTCTGTAGTGACAAGCACACTGGCGGGTTGGGGTTTAGAGATGTTCAGAAGTGGAATATTGCCTTTATGGGGAAATATGTTTGGGCTTTAGTCAAGAAGCAGGATAATGTGTGGATTAGGTGGATTAATTCAGTCTACTTAAAAGATGGGGATTGGTGGGAGTATCAGCCTTGGTCTACTGCTAGCTGGTACTGGAAGCAAGTGTGCAATACAAAGGAGCAGGTCAAACAGTTCTTTACTTGTGCAGATTTTGAGAACATGCCTTATTATTCAGTGAAACAAGTGTATGAGAAACTCCTAGGGGACAAGCCAAGGGTGCATTGGGACAAAATGGTTTGGAATAGGTTGAATGTTCCAAAACATAGATTCATTTGCTGGTTGGCTGTTCAATCAAAGCTTCAGACTACAGACAAACTAGCAAAGATAGGCATTAGTCAATCTGCTAGTTGCTTGATTTGTGGCTTGGATGATGAGACTCATCAGCATTTCTTCTTTCAGTGCCAGTATAGTAAGCAAATTATTATAGCAGTACATCAGTGGATAGGTTTCTCTATTCATGGCAATTTGGTTCAATTAGTCAGGAAAGCTGGACAAATTAAAGCTTCAAAGTTCAGGAAGCAGGTGTATTTTGCAGCTGTTGGTGCTGCCGTCTACCTGATCTGGAGGTGTAGAAACACAAGTTTTTGGGATAACTCCATTCCCACTGTCAGTCAGAGTATGAAGGATTTGAAGCAAATGGTCAAGAGCAGAATTCAGGTTGTTCTGCCAAAGCATGTAAGCAAGAGAGATAGTGAATGGTTCACAAATTTGTAA